The following coding sequences are from one Streptomyces sp. NBC_00536 window:
- a CDS encoding diaminopimelate decarboxylase, which translates to MTADTAAGARTGPHAPDPAARRDLAVRAAVRQGLVGPGEADEPLVCLLDTAGIRASAAALTAAFAAALPPGTPVLHAFAVKACPLVPVLRLLDGAGLGCEVASAGELALARAAGVSPGRTVLDSPAKTTAELREALALGIAVNIDNRQELARVDALIAAAPGPVRSPVGLRINPQTGAGSIGALSTATTTSKFGFALRDEGAREWLVRACVERPWLTRLHTHSGSQGVPLPLIAEGVRTVHALAEEINAAAGRRRIDTVDIGGGLPVNFASDETDPTYAAYVAALRAAAPGLFDGSYGLVTEFGRSLTAKHGLVIARVEYTKTTGARPIALTHAGVQLATRTVYAPAVWPVRVLAYDGRGLPKDGEPRAQDIAGPACFAGDLLAEARRLPPLAPGDLIAVPDTGAYFFTAHYGYNSLPRPAVHGFTVEDGGGVRFALARPGQPLSAIVTEAGGRERDALL; encoded by the coding sequence ATGACCGCGGACACCGCAGCAGGGGCCCGAACCGGCCCGCACGCACCGGATCCCGCCGCGCGCCGGGACCTGGCCGTACGGGCCGCCGTACGGCAGGGGCTGGTGGGGCCGGGCGAGGCCGACGAGCCCCTGGTGTGCCTGCTGGACACGGCCGGGATCCGGGCCTCGGCCGCCGCCCTGACGGCCGCCTTCGCCGCCGCGCTGCCGCCCGGCACCCCCGTCCTGCACGCCTTCGCCGTCAAGGCCTGCCCGCTGGTCCCGGTGCTGCGGCTGCTCGACGGCGCGGGGCTGGGCTGCGAGGTGGCGAGCGCCGGGGAGCTGGCCCTGGCCCGGGCCGCCGGGGTGAGCCCCGGCCGCACCGTCCTGGACTCCCCCGCCAAGACCACCGCCGAACTGCGCGAGGCACTGGCCCTGGGCATCGCCGTCAACATCGACAACCGCCAGGAGCTGGCACGCGTCGACGCCCTGATCGCGGCCGCCCCCGGACCCGTCCGCTCCCCCGTGGGCCTGCGGATCAACCCGCAGACCGGCGCGGGCTCCATCGGCGCGCTCTCCACCGCCACCACGACCTCGAAGTTCGGGTTCGCGCTGCGCGACGAGGGGGCGCGCGAGTGGCTGGTGCGCGCCTGCGTCGAGCGCCCCTGGCTGACCCGGCTGCACACCCACTCCGGATCCCAGGGCGTACCGCTGCCGCTGATCGCGGAGGGGGTGCGTACGGTGCACGCGCTCGCCGAGGAGATCAACGCGGCGGCCGGGCGGCGGCGGATCGACACGGTCGACATCGGCGGCGGCCTGCCGGTGAACTTCGCCTCGGACGAGACGGACCCCACCTACGCCGCCTACGTGGCCGCCCTGCGCGCCGCCGCCCCCGGCCTCTTCGACGGCTCGTACGGCCTGGTCACCGAGTTCGGCCGGTCCCTCACCGCGAAGCACGGCCTGGTGATCGCCCGCGTCGAGTACACGAAGACCACCGGGGCCCGCCCCATCGCGCTCACCCACGCGGGAGTCCAGCTGGCCACCCGTACGGTCTACGCGCCCGCCGTCTGGCCGGTGCGCGTCCTCGCCTACGACGGCCGGGGCCTCCCGAAGGACGGCGAACCGCGCGCCCAGGACATCGCGGGACCCGCCTGCTTCGCGGGCGACCTGCTGGCCGAGGCCCGCCGCCTCCCGCCGCTCGCTCCCGGCGACCTGATCGCCGTACCGGACACGGGCGCCTACTTCTTCACGGCCCACTACGGCTACAACAGCCTGCCGCGCCCGGCGGTGCACGGCTTCACGGTCGAGGACGGCGGCGGGGTCCGCTTCGCGCTGGCCCGCCCGGGGCAGCCGCTCAGCGCGATCGTGACGGAAGCGGGAGGCCGGGAGCGCGACGCCCTCCTGTGA
- a CDS encoding MurR/RpiR family transcriptional regulator: MSDSPAARLQKLFEGHRLTPTQRRIAHCMVRGAAEVPFLSSVELAELAGVSQPSVTRFAVALGFDGYPALRRHLREVAPASRPGASGSDSYNSYQQAVQAEIDNLRHLSAMLADPGPVEEAGRLLAGSVPLPVLGLRAASSQARGFAYFAGKVHPDVRLLDEGGSMLADRIDAAAGSGASALLCFALPRHPREVVAALEYARTAGLKVVTVADSAFAPVARHSDLLIPAPVGTGLAFDTACAPMLLGRVLLESMADALPDAQARLEAFDAKAAARSLFVE, from the coding sequence ATGAGCGACAGCCCGGCGGCACGGCTGCAGAAGCTGTTCGAGGGGCACCGGCTGACGCCGACCCAGCGGCGGATCGCCCACTGCATGGTGCGCGGGGCGGCCGAGGTGCCGTTCCTCTCCAGTGTCGAGCTGGCCGAACTGGCCGGGGTCAGCCAGCCGTCGGTGACCCGCTTCGCGGTGGCCCTCGGCTTCGACGGGTACCCGGCGCTGCGCCGGCACCTGCGCGAGGTGGCCCCCGCCAGCCGCCCCGGCGCGTCCGGCAGCGACTCGTACAACTCCTACCAGCAGGCCGTCCAGGCCGAGATCGACAACCTGCGGCACCTCTCGGCGATGCTCGCCGACCCGGGGCCCGTCGAGGAGGCGGGGCGCCTGCTGGCCGGTTCGGTGCCGCTGCCGGTGCTGGGGCTGCGGGCCGCGTCCTCGCAGGCGCGCGGGTTCGCGTACTTCGCGGGGAAGGTGCACCCGGACGTACGGCTGCTGGACGAGGGCGGTTCGATGCTGGCCGACCGGATCGACGCGGCGGCCGGATCCGGGGCCTCGGCGCTGCTGTGCTTCGCGCTGCCCCGGCACCCGCGCGAGGTGGTGGCGGCCCTGGAGTACGCCCGTACGGCGGGCCTGAAGGTGGTCACGGTCGCCGATTCGGCCTTCGCGCCGGTCGCCCGGCACTCGGACCTGCTGATCCCGGCCCCGGTCGGCACCGGGCTGGCCTTCGACACGGCGTGCGCGCCGATGCTCCTGGGGCGGGTGCTGCTGGAGTCGATGGCGGACGCGCTGCCGGACGCGCAGGCCCGGCTGGAGGCCTTCGACGCCAAGGCCGCCGCCCGGTCCTTGTTCGTGGAGTAG
- a CDS encoding cystathionine beta-synthase: MQFHDSMISLVGNTPLVKLNRVTEGIQATVLAKVEYFNPGGSVKDRIAVRMIEAAEQSGALKPGGTIVEPTSGNTGVGLAIVAQQKGYKCIFVCPDKVSMDKINVMRAYGAEVVVCPTAVDPEHPDSYYNVSDRLAREPGAWKPDQYSNPNNPRSHYETTGPELWEQTDGKITHFVAGVGTGGTISGTGGYLKEVSGGKVKVIGADPEGSVYSGGSGRPYLVEGVGEDFWPSAYDRNVTDEIIAVSDKDSFQMTRRLAKEEGLLVGGSCGMAVVAALKAAEGLGPDDVVVVLLPDSGRGYLSKIFSDEWMAGHGFLEEAGPAARIGAVLADKEGGIPSLVHMHPEETVGEAIEVLREYGVSQMPIVKPGAGHPDVMAAEVIGSVVEKELLSALFAQRASLSDPLEKHMSAPLPQVGSGESVAELMRVLGTADAAIVLVEGKPTGVVSRQDLLAFLARGAK; encoded by the coding sequence GTGCAATTCCACGACTCGATGATCAGCCTCGTCGGCAACACCCCGCTGGTGAAGCTCAACCGTGTGACCGAAGGCATCCAGGCCACCGTCCTGGCCAAGGTCGAGTACTTCAATCCGGGCGGGTCCGTGAAGGACCGCATCGCCGTTCGCATGATCGAGGCGGCCGAGCAGAGCGGAGCGCTCAAGCCCGGTGGCACCATCGTGGAGCCGACCAGCGGCAACACCGGTGTAGGACTCGCCATCGTGGCCCAGCAGAAGGGCTACAAGTGCATCTTCGTCTGTCCTGACAAGGTCTCGATGGACAAGATCAACGTGATGCGCGCGTACGGCGCCGAGGTCGTGGTCTGCCCGACCGCCGTCGACCCCGAGCACCCGGACTCGTACTACAACGTGTCCGACCGCCTCGCGCGCGAGCCCGGCGCGTGGAAGCCCGACCAGTACAGCAACCCGAACAACCCGCGCTCGCACTACGAGACCACCGGTCCCGAGCTGTGGGAGCAGACGGACGGGAAGATCACCCACTTCGTGGCCGGCGTCGGCACGGGCGGCACGATCTCCGGCACCGGCGGGTACCTGAAGGAGGTGTCCGGCGGCAAGGTCAAGGTCATCGGCGCCGACCCCGAGGGCTCGGTCTACTCCGGCGGCTCGGGCCGTCCGTACCTCGTCGAGGGCGTCGGCGAGGACTTCTGGCCGAGCGCCTACGACCGCAACGTGACGGACGAGATCATCGCGGTGTCCGACAAGGACTCCTTCCAGATGACCCGCCGCCTCGCCAAGGAAGAGGGCCTGCTGGTCGGCGGTTCCTGCGGCATGGCCGTCGTCGCCGCGCTCAAGGCCGCCGAGGGCCTCGGGCCGGACGACGTGGTCGTCGTCCTGCTGCCCGACAGCGGCCGCGGCTACCTCAGCAAGATCTTCAGCGACGAGTGGATGGCCGGGCACGGCTTCCTGGAGGAAGCGGGCCCCGCCGCCCGCATCGGCGCGGTCCTCGCCGACAAGGAGGGCGGCATCCCCTCCCTCGTCCACATGCACCCCGAGGAGACCGTCGGGGAGGCCATCGAGGTGCTGCGCGAGTACGGCGTCTCGCAGATGCCGATCGTCAAGCCGGGGGCCGGTCACCCGGACGTGATGGCCGCGGAGGTCATCGGGTCGGTGGTGGAGAAGGAACTCCTGTCGGCGCTGTTCGCGCAGCGGGCCTCGCTGAGCGACCCGCTGGAGAAGCACATGAGCGCGCCGCTGCCGCAGGTCGGCTCCGGCGAGTCCGTGGCCGAACTGATGAGGGTCCTCGGCACGGCCGACGCGGCGATCGTCCTCGTCGAGGGCAAGCCGACCGGTGTGGTGAGCCGTCAGGACCTGCTGGCGTTCCTGGCGCGCGGCGCGAAGTAG
- a CDS encoding SGNH/GDSL hydrolase family protein: protein MSRARTARRIAAGAAYGGGGLGLLGAAAVGLVVAEVQLAKRTVGVGLPDPPRADGLYGSEFGGPELSPGPLRLAMLGDSTAAGLGVRRARQTPAALLASGLAAVAERPVRLRNVALSGAMSDDLDRQVSLLLDHGEKAPDVAVVMIGANDVTRRMPPTQSVRLLTAAVKRLRLAGTEVVVGTCPDLGTIEPVYQPLRWVARRVSRQLAAAQTIGVVAQGGRTVSMGDLLGPEFAANPREMFGPDSYHPSAEGYATAAMAVLPTLCATLSLWPESDRLDVSRDEDMLPVAKAASAAANQAGTEVTAARAPWALLKHRRRRRLPEAASQPDVDRAAPGAPSSPSGGPSQR from the coding sequence GTGTCGAGGGCGAGAACGGCCCGCCGGATCGCGGCGGGCGCGGCGTACGGCGGCGGCGGGCTCGGTCTGCTCGGGGCCGCCGCTGTCGGGCTGGTCGTGGCGGAGGTCCAGCTGGCGAAGCGGACCGTGGGCGTCGGCCTGCCGGATCCGCCGCGCGCGGACGGGCTGTACGGGAGCGAGTTCGGCGGCCCTGAGCTGAGTCCCGGCCCGCTGCGCCTCGCCATGCTCGGCGATTCCACGGCGGCGGGGCTCGGCGTGCGGCGGGCCCGGCAGACCCCGGCGGCGCTGCTGGCCTCGGGGCTGGCCGCGGTGGCGGAGCGCCCGGTGCGGCTGCGGAACGTGGCGCTGTCGGGGGCCATGTCGGACGACCTCGACCGGCAGGTGTCGCTGCTGCTGGACCACGGCGAGAAGGCCCCCGATGTGGCCGTCGTGATGATCGGGGCCAATGACGTGACCCGCAGGATGCCGCCGACCCAGTCGGTGCGGCTGCTGACGGCCGCGGTGAAGCGGCTGCGGCTGGCGGGGACCGAGGTCGTGGTGGGCACCTGTCCCGACCTGGGCACGATCGAGCCGGTGTACCAGCCGCTGCGCTGGGTGGCCCGCCGGGTGTCCCGGCAGCTGGCCGCCGCGCAGACCATCGGGGTGGTGGCCCAGGGCGGCCGTACGGTCTCGATGGGGGACCTGCTGGGCCCGGAGTTCGCCGCGAATCCGCGCGAGATGTTCGGCCCGGACTCCTACCACCCGTCCGCCGAGGGGTACGCGACCGCCGCGATGGCCGTGCTGCCGACCCTGTGCGCGACGCTCTCGCTCTGGCCCGAATCCGACCGCCTCGACGTCTCCCGCGACGAGGACATGCTCCCGGTGGCCAAGGCGGCCTCGGCCGCCGCGAACCAGGCGGGCACCGAGGTCACGGCCGCCCGCGCGCCCTGGGCCCTGCTCAAGCACCGGCGGCGCCGGCGGCTGCCGGAGGCCGCCTCGCAGCCGGACGTCGACCGGGCGGCCCCGGGCGCCCCCTCAAGCCCGTCAGGGGGCCCCTCCCAGCGGTAG
- a CDS encoding acetyl-CoA C-acetyltransferase, with the protein MPEAVIVSTARSPIGRAFKGSLKDLRPDDLTATIIQAALAKVPELDPRDIDDLMLGCGLPGGEQGSNLGRIVAVQMGMDHLPGLTLTRYCSSSLQTSRMALHAIKAGEGDVFISAGVEMVSRSIHGSSDIRETHNPLFADAEARTAEVAASEGASWHDPREDGLIPDAYIAMGQTAENLARLKGVTRQDMDEFGVRSQNLAEAAIKNGFWEREITPVTTPDGTVVSADDGPRAGVTLEGVQGLKPVFRPDGLVTAGNCCPLNDGAAALVIMSDTKARELGLTPLARIVSTGVTGLSPEIMGLGPVEASKQALRRAGLTIDDIDLVEINEAFAAQVIPSYRDLGVDLDKLNVNGGAIAVGHPFGMTGARITGTLINSLQFHDKQFGLETMCVGGGQGMAMVIERLS; encoded by the coding sequence ATGCCCGAAGCCGTCATCGTTTCCACCGCCCGCTCTCCCATCGGCCGGGCCTTCAAGGGCTCCCTCAAGGACCTCCGCCCGGACGACCTGACCGCGACGATCATCCAGGCCGCCCTCGCGAAGGTCCCGGAGCTGGACCCGCGCGACATCGACGACCTGATGCTCGGCTGTGGTCTCCCGGGCGGCGAGCAGGGCAGCAACCTGGGCCGGATCGTCGCCGTGCAGATGGGCATGGACCACCTGCCGGGCCTCACCCTCACCCGTTACTGCTCCTCCTCCCTCCAGACCTCCCGCATGGCCCTGCACGCCATCAAGGCGGGCGAGGGCGACGTCTTCATCTCGGCGGGCGTGGAGATGGTCTCCCGGTCCATCCACGGCTCCTCGGACATCCGCGAGACCCACAACCCGCTCTTCGCCGACGCCGAGGCCCGTACGGCCGAGGTCGCCGCGAGTGAGGGCGCGTCCTGGCACGACCCGCGCGAGGACGGCCTGATCCCGGACGCGTACATCGCGATGGGGCAGACGGCCGAGAACCTGGCCCGCCTCAAGGGCGTGACCCGCCAGGACATGGACGAGTTCGGCGTCCGTTCGCAGAACCTCGCCGAGGCCGCCATCAAGAACGGCTTCTGGGAGCGCGAGATCACCCCGGTGACGACGCCGGACGGCACCGTGGTCAGCGCGGACGACGGCCCGCGCGCCGGGGTCACCCTGGAGGGCGTGCAGGGCCTCAAGCCCGTCTTCCGCCCCGACGGCCTGGTCACGGCCGGCAACTGCTGCCCGCTGAACGACGGCGCGGCCGCGCTGGTCATCATGAGCGACACCAAGGCGCGGGAGCTGGGCCTGACCCCGCTGGCCCGGATCGTCTCCACCGGCGTCACCGGCCTCTCCCCCGAGATCATGGGCCTCGGCCCGGTCGAGGCGTCGAAGCAGGCCCTGCGGCGCGCCGGTCTGACCATCGACGACATCGACCTCGTCGAGATCAACGAGGCCTTCGCGGCCCAGGTGATCCCGTCCTACCGCGACCTCGGCGTGGACCTGGACAAGCTGAACGTCAACGGCGGAGCCATCGCCGTCGGTCACCCGTTCGGGATGACCGGTGCGCGGATCACCGGCACCCTGATCAACAGCCTCCAGTTCCACGACAAGCAGTTCGGCCTGGAGACGATGTGCGTGGGCGGCGGCCAGGGCATGGCCATGGTCATCGAGCGCCTGAGCTGA
- a CDS encoding DUF4287 domain-containing protein — MSVEFSEPTHRNMISRIPQTTGRDLSDWLRTVDEGPSLIRFEEKVSWLLGAHELSYGQAKAIIHEYDLRRAARKFG, encoded by the coding sequence ATGTCCGTAGAGTTCTCCGAGCCCACCCACCGGAACATGATCTCCAGAATCCCCCAGACCACCGGTCGTGATCTTTCCGACTGGCTCCGCACCGTCGACGAGGGCCCCTCCCTCATCCGGTTCGAGGAGAAGGTCAGCTGGCTGCTCGGCGCGCACGAGCTGTCGTACGGCCAGGCCAAGGCGATCATCCACGAGTACGACCTGCGCAGGGCCGCCAGGAAGTTCGGCTGA
- a CDS encoding Bax inhibitor-1/YccA family protein, whose product MRSSNPVFSRRGFSRDNGGYAGFDAQQAGTATNPYATNPYATDPQTGMPQASANRNAMTIDDVVSRTAMTLGTVVVTAVLAWIALPVDPANVNKSYGIAVGAALIAFVLAMVQSFKRKPVPALILAYAAFEGVFLGVISSATSTYISPGVVIQAVLGTMCVFAGVLFAYKMRWIRVTRRFYGFVMAAAMGFMLLMVVNLLFSVFGGGDGLGFRSGGLGILFGVIGIILGACFLALDFKQVEDGVQYGAPREESWLAAFGLTMTLVWIYLELLRLLSILKGD is encoded by the coding sequence ATGAGGAGCAGTAACCCGGTCTTCTCGCGACGGGGGTTCAGCCGCGACAACGGCGGCTACGCGGGCTTTGACGCGCAGCAGGCCGGGACCGCGACCAACCCGTACGCGACGAACCCGTATGCGACCGACCCCCAGACCGGCATGCCCCAGGCGTCGGCCAACCGCAACGCGATGACCATCGACGACGTCGTGAGCCGTACGGCCATGACGCTCGGCACGGTCGTCGTGACGGCGGTCCTCGCCTGGATCGCCCTCCCGGTCGACCCGGCGAACGTGAACAAGTCGTACGGCATCGCCGTCGGGGCGGCGCTCATCGCGTTCGTCCTCGCGATGGTCCAGTCGTTCAAGCGCAAGCCGGTACCCGCGCTGATCCTGGCCTACGCGGCGTTCGAGGGCGTCTTCCTCGGCGTCATCAGCTCGGCCACGAGCACCTACATCAGCCCGGGCGTGGTCATCCAGGCCGTGCTCGGCACGATGTGCGTCTTCGCAGGCGTCCTGTTCGCGTACAAGATGCGCTGGATCCGCGTCACCCGCCGCTTCTACGGCTTCGTGATGGCCGCCGCGATGGGCTTCATGCTCCTCATGGTCGTCAACCTGCTGTTCTCGGTCTTCGGCGGCGGCGACGGCCTCGGCTTCCGGTCCGGCGGCCTCGGCATCCTCTTCGGTGTCATCGGCATCATCCTGGGCGCCTGCTTCCTCGCCCTCGACTTCAAGCAGGTCGAGGACGGCGTGCAGTACGGCGCTCCCCGCGAGGAGTCCTGGCTGGCGGCCTTCGGCCTCACCATGACCCTGGTGTGGATCTACCTGGAGCTGCTGCGCCTGCTGTCGATCCTCAAGGGCGACTAG